TGAAGGATAAACGACCGCGTGATCCATGCAATCGCAGTCAATGAAAAAATCATCATAACCATTTTTTCATCTGCACTCATTTGACCTAAGGCTTTCCGTTCATTTTCAACCACTTCTCGCCCCCCAGGTATATCTTTCATTTTCATTGGAAAAGCAAAGGTAATTAAATAAATCCATGCAATAACTAATAAGAAAGCAGCTAGTGGGACACCGAATAACATCCAATACCCGAAAGATAAATCCACATCAAATATTTCACGTAACTGCCCAGCTAAAATGGTATTTGGAGGTGTTCCAATAATCGTCCCTAATCCTCCAATAGACGCAGAAAAGGCTATTGCAATCATGAGACCTTTCGCGAATTGATCTGCTTCCTTTTTTGGATTCTCAACAAATTTCTCATCAATAAGATGTGTAAACTGATAAATAATGGCTGTGCCAATCGGCACCATCATCATAGCTGTGGCTGTATTAGAAATCCACATGGACAAAAATGCTGTCGCGGTCATAAACCCGAGCATGAGACGTTTTGTACTCGTGCCAACAAGGTGAATGATCGTTAGTGCTATACGCTTATGAAGGTTCCAACGCTCTAAAGCTAATGCGATAATAAAGCCGCCAAGAAATAAAAAGACAATATCATTCCCATAATTAGGTGTTACTTCGTCAACGCCTATTGTCGTCACGAGAGGAAATAAAATAATAGGTAATAATGACGTTACTGGAATGGGAATCGCTTCAGTAATCCACCATGTGGCTATCCATATTGTTCCTGCCAACACACCACGGGCTTCAAAAGAAAGACCGTCTGGTTGAAAAAATAGTAGAACGAGAAAGAATAAAAGAGGGCCAAGAATTAAACCGACTAACTGCTTTGCTGAAAAATCACGCTTATCAGGTGATGGTTGACGATATGTACCTGTCATTTTTCCTGACACTTTTTCCATACGACCTCTAGAATCGCTCGGTGGTTCACCGCCAGATCGGCCTCCGATAAAACGGATGATGTCGATTATTCTGTCATGACTTTCCCATGTTTTGTGCCACACATATTTAATGATCTCCACACCTGTCAACCCCTTATTCTAGAATAGTTGTGTCTATTTTAATAAATTTTATCATTGGGGATCTCTTGAATAGAAATCTTGTATGATGTCATGAGAGGCCATGAATAAAGCGCTTTCAAAGTTTTTCTCGTGATCGCTTTCAATCTCTTGAATTTTTAATGACATTTCTATAAAATTGCGACACGTAGCAGAATGCTTAATAGTGAGGGAAATAGTTGAGTAGCCGCTATGTATCAGAATAGGTTTGTTAAGTATTGTGTAGCCTATGAAGGTAATTAAAATGGCGAAGTTATGCCTTGTTGTAGTCATTTTAAATTTTTGTCCCCTTAAAATAGAATGACTCTGTTTAACTGTATAGAAGGAGTCATAGCGTTACATAAGAAATCATTACCTTTAGCAAGAATTTTCTTAAGTAAAAACACCCCTAAAAAGCTATCAGATAAAAGTCAGTAAACAAATGACTTGCATTACTATAAAAAATAAAGTAACTTAATAAATATAAGGAAATCTATTTTGTTAGTTGGAGGGAATTTCAAATGAATCACTTAAAAGGGGTACACCATGTTACCGCCATAACGAGCAGTGCAGAAAAAAATTATGAATTTTTTACGTATGTATTAGGTATGCGGTTAGTTAAAAAAACAGTCAATCAAGATGATATTCAAACGTATCATTTGTTTTTTGCTGATGATGAAGGAAATCCAGGTACGGATATGACCTTTTTTGATTTTCCTGGCATTCCAAAAGGACACCACGGAACAAATGAGATTTCGAAGAGCTCGTTTCGTGTTCCCAGTGATGAAGCACTAGACTATTGGGTGAAACGATTTGATCGATTGGAAGTGTCACATACTGGCATTAAAGAACAATTTGGCAAAAAGACGTTATCTTTTGTAGATTTTGATGATCAACAGTATCAATTGATTTCAGATGAAAAAGATGAAGGAGTAGCAGCTGGTATCCCATGGCAGGATGGCCCGATTCCATTAGAATTTGCCATTACAGGTCTTGGACCAATTTTTGTTAGAATCGCAGACATCGACTATTTTAAAGAAATGATGGAAAAAGTGTTACTCTTCAAGGAAGTGTCCAGAGAAAATGATGTCTATTTATTTGAAGTTGGAGAAGGAGGTAATGGGGCTCAGGTCATAGCTGAACACAATACTGTTCTCCCACAAGCACAGCAAGGATATGGTACCGTGCATCATGTTGCTTTTCGTATTGAAGATAGAACGGTTTTAGATGAATGGGATAATCGTTTACGACGTTTTGGATTCCAAACTTCAGGCTATGTAGACCGTTTCTTCTTTCAATCTCTTTACGCGAGAGTCGCGCCGCAAATTTTGTTCGAATTTGCCACAGATGGACCTGGCTTCATGGGAGATGAACCTTATGAAACATTAGGAGAAAAATTGTCTTTACCGCCATTTTTAGAAGGGAAAAGAGACGAAATAGAACAATCCGTTCGACCAATTGATACTGTGAGAAGTACTATTACAATGGAAAAAGAATATGAGTGACTAAAAGACGAAGCAAGATGCTTCGTCTTTTGCTTTACTCATAACTAGCTCTTTCATTTCATAATCAAAAGTGTTTAAGTCGGTTTAATTTGATCCTTCCGTTTTTTTATCCGGACTTTAAGTCTTCTTTTCTCCGTTAACGGTTTAGGTTCTCGTTTTATGTCCGCTTTAAATGCTTTTAGCATGGAGAAAATCATCATAAAAAGGACAACTGTAAGAGGAAAGGCGCTGACGATAATCGCTGTTTGCATGGCTTCTAAACCGCCTGTAGCCATTAAGACAACTGAGGAGGCGGCTAAAATCAGTCCCCAAATATATTTCACTATATTAGGTGGTTCAGTGCTCCCATTAGTTGTTTGCATACCTAGCACAAATGTGGCTGAATCTGCTGAGGTAATAAAAAAGGTACTGATAAGAAAAACCGTTATGATCGCTAAAAGGCTACTAAAGGGAAGCTGTTCATAGACAAAAAATAAAGCTGTTTCAAGGGTCTGTCCTGAAACATTCAGTCCTAAAGTGTACTCATAAAAGATGCCCGTACCTCCAAAAACACAAAACCAAAGAGTACATACAAGGGTTGGAGCAACAAGGACAGCGATGACAAATTCACGAACGGTTCTCCCTTTTGAAACTCGCGCAATAAACGTGCCGACAAACGGCGCCCAAGCGATCCACCAGGCCCAATAAAATATTGTCCATCCTTGTAGCCACGCGGCATTGCCAGCATCGAATGGGGATAAACGCAGCCCCATTGCAGGAATATTTTGAACGTAGCTACCAAATGTTGTCGTAAATAAGTCTAGTAAAAAAATGGTTGGGCCAAGGATAATTACCGCTAAAAACAATATAACGGCCAAAATCATGTTTGTATTACTTAAATATTTAATCCCTTTTTTGATTCCTGTGCCAGCACTAATTAAAAATAACAAGGTGACAATGGCGATAATTAAAAATTGGATTGAAAAATTGTTTGGAATGCCCGTTAAATAACTTAACCCGCCATTTATCTGAGCGGCCCCAAGGCCCAAAGAGGCACACACACCAAAAAGAGTAGCGAAGACGGCTATAATGTCAATAAGTGTTCCAATACGGCCCTTAACGCGGTCTCCCAATAATGGGCGCAACGTTGCACTCATTAAACCTGGATAGCCTTTTCTAAACTTAAAATAAGCTAGGGCTAAAGCAATGATGGCATAGATCGCCCACGCATGGAACCCCCAGTGTAAATACGTATAACGTAAGCTCATAATAGCTGCTTCTCCCGTCTCACCTTCAATAAATGGGGGATTAGCAAAATGAGAAATAGGCTCAGAGACACCGAAAAATAATAAACCGATGCCCATACCAGCACTAAAAAGCATAGCAAACCACGTGGCACGGGAAAATTCCGGTTTGTCTTCTTCCTTACCTAATTTAATATGCCCGTACTTACTGAAGATGAGAAATAAGGCTACGACGAGAAAAAAAGTGGCCGCTATTTGATAAAACCATCCAAAATTTTGCAAGAAAAAGACGAGTGCAATATCCATGATAGCCTCCAAGTGAGTAGGTGACACGACACCCCACAACACAAAGACTAATGACATAACAAGTGCTATCCAAAAAACAGCGGACACTTTTTTCATAAACAGAAGCCTCCTTTATCTTTAGTCTTTGAAGGAGGCCTGTTTTTATGTGAAATGTTTAAATCTCTTTAAAAGAAACTTTTGAATTACTTAATTTGAGGCATCGAAATGTGCGAAGTCGCCAAAGAATTAATAAAATTCACACCATTCATGAGATGGCGTTTTCTTATTTACAACCTGGATATTGACTTTTAACAGCGTTGTCTTTCAGTAAAGATGATGAAAAGGCCGCGTGATATAAAAGGACTGATTATTGAATATAGATGATCCAATTTAATTGGAAAAAATCATATTTATAGTTTAAATTGGAAGTTTTGATACAGAAATATAATATTACTATTACATAATTGTTATCATTCTCTGTTATTGTGTTGGATGGACGAAAGAAATATATCTTTTGTCCAAGTTGCAATAGACACAAAAGCAACTGAATAACTCTTATTTAGGGGGAAACTGTGTGCTTAAAAAGTTCATAACACTCGCGATAGTGGCTTGGTTAGGCCAATTCTTTTTTGCTACTGGCACCTACGCTACAGAAGAACTCGAGAATGAACAGGAGCAAATTCAAGAAGAACGAGAGGCAGTTCAAGCTGAACTATCAGAGGCAGAGGCCGAATTAGTGGCATTGATTGCTGACCTCGAAAGTTTAAATGATCATCTTCATAATCTCAGTGAAAAAATAGAAGCTAATGAGGACATGATCGAGGAAACAGAGGCTGAAATTTCTGAAACCGAAAATCAAGTCGAAGAGCTTGAGGCAGAAATGGACCGGCTACAAGAAGATATTGATGAGCGGTTTGAGTTGTTGAAAGATCGAGCAAGCTCTTATCAAAGAAATGGTAGTGGAAATGGGGCTTATATTGAAGTTATTTTAGGAGCAGAAAGTTTTGGTGACTTTATGAGTCGTGTCATGACGATCTCCAAAATAGCACAAGCAGATAACGATTTTATCGAGCAGCTTGAAGCCAACCAATTAGAATTAGAAGAAGTACAATTACAACACGTTGAATCACTTCTGGCGCTTGCTAATAAAGCAACTGAGTTAGAAGAAATGCAAGATGAGTTAGATGAGCAAAAAGAAGAAGTGGAACGTGTACGTGATGATATGAAGGAAAATGAAGCAGAGCAAGAGGCACTTATTGCTAAACTTGTAGATCAAGATTTAGACTTAGCTTCTCAAGAAGCGGATGTGCGTAATCGAATTAAAGATGAAGTTAAACGCCAAGAGGAACAACGGGCAGAAGCGGCACGTCAAGCAGAACAAGAAGCAAAAGAAAGAGAAGCGGCAGAGGCGGAGAAAGAAAGAGAAAGCGCTGAAGCAAAGAGTAGTGAATCAAACACTAGCTCGCCAAGCCGTTCGAACTCTAGCAATAACTCATCATCTGACGGAAGTTGGCAAACCTTTTCAGCGACTGCCTACACAGCATCTTGCAATGGGTGTTCAGGTATTACAAGCACAGGAATTAATTTGAAAGATAATCCTAACGCTAAAGTAATAGCCGTTGACCCTAGCGTCATTCCATTAGGCTCCCGAGTAGAGGTTAAAGGGTATGGAACATATATTGCGGCAGACACAGGTGGTAATATTACAGGCCAGAAGATTGATATTTTTATGTCTAATCGTAGTAATGCGTTAGCATTTGGACGTCAGTCCGTGCAAATTAGAATTTTGAATTAATATTAATCAATTCATACGGTAAATATTTAAACCTGTCCATTTTGGGCAGGTTTTTTTATTCTTAACTCGAAACTTTTCTCCCTCTGAGTAGTATATAGAGTTAAGATGTAAAAAAATAATATTAAACCGTTTCTACATAAAAGGAGGAGAAACATGGAAATGATCAATGTCCTTTATCAACTCGTTGCGTTTGGCTTAGTGTTAGGCGTACTATTTGTCGTAGTGATAGTTGTAAGAGATTATTTAAGAATTAAGAGGAAAGTAAAAAATCTCGAAACTAAATTCGATAATTTTCTAAAACATCGATCTGAACGCTAGCTCAGAAACCCTAAGCTACTAAAACGTATCGCTTTACACAGATAAAGCATCCGTAAACCTTCTTAGTCAAAATAGCGAGGAAAGATGTAACTCTATTTAGGCGGGAGATAACGGAGTTAATGTTCCAATTCACTCCACGACCGATCAGTGGGAGAAGAACAAAACGCCTACTGATTGGCGTTTTTTAATGAGGTAAATTATATAGAAATAAAGCAATAAAGGTTTTTATCCAATTACTTGTGGATAGCCCTTTAGTAATGGGCTGAAAGTTGTTTTTTGGATGAATTCCTAGTTAACTATTAACTTTTTTTAGAAAAAAGACTCATATCATCCTATTTATCCCATGTAGGACTTAGATTATCATTATATAGGTATTATCTATTTTTAAAAGTGAATATCACGGTATTAAGTGACAAAAAATCACTTCGTACGGATGTTCCCACGGAAAAATAAACATTTTTGAATTTTATGAGGTGATCCCATGATAACAGATGTATCTTCTCTCAATAACCAAATAACAAACCTAAGATCATCTATTTATAGTATGAATCAGCAAGTTAGTCTAAAAACAGAAGAAATAAGCCGACTGAAAATGGCACTCAGTGATTTAAACGGCTACAGTAGCGAATTTGATAGCAGTAAAAAGCTATGTCTTATGCCTGAACTTACCGCGAAAACATGGTTTGGGAGCTTAGCAAGTAAATTTCAATCTTTTCAATCAGGGGACTTGCAAAGAGGATATCTTGCCCTTTCGCAAAACCAGTTAAATAACGTTATAGCCAACGTGGAAGAAAAAATTTCCACGCTTGAGAGCAGTGTGAATCAACTGGAACGAAATATTTCTTCTCATAACACACGCATTAACCAATTAACTGAACAGAGGAATCAGGAGTTGAGAAGAACATGAGTGGCGAGATCAAAATAAATGACGAAAAAGTTCACAAGACTATTGATAATTTAAAAGCAGCGATTCAAGCGTTTGAAATATCTTTATCAGCCGATGTCCCTGGAGATAACAGCCTGTCTATGACCAACGAGTTAGCTGAAATGAAACAGCAGTTTGAAGAACTTGTTGCTGCTTATGAAGCCCTTATCTTAAAACAAGCTAATTCAACGACAGAAGCAGTAGCATCATTTAAAGAAGTGGATACTCAGCTCGCTTCTTCCTTGCAGCCTACGGCTATCTATTAGATTTCTGCAGGAGGATAACAAACAATGAAACTATTAGACATTCAAGCTCTTAATGAGGATATTAATGTAACAAAAAAAGAAGTACAGCAATTTCAAGAGAAAATCACAACACTTCAGCAAGCCGTTCAAGACATTGTCGCTCTTGATGATGCGTTAACTGGTCAGGGAGGGGAAGCGATTAAATCGTTTTATAATGATTGTCACAAAAGCTTCCTGACTTATCTAACGCATTTCACCACTCAATTTACGACCTCATTAGATCAGATGAAAGGTGCGGTAGCATCCTTAGAACCGAATAATGCCGGTTATATTAATGAGAATGTATTACAAAATGATGTGAATCAAGGGTTAACAAATGTATCCAATACAGCCGCCTCCATCACAGCAGATGTTAATGATGTCATTAGCAGGATCAGTGATATTGTCTCATTGCAACCCCTTGATGATCGTGGTGTTATCGATGATGTGAATCGAGGCAAAAAATCAGTCCTAGATGTGGTTGAGAAGCTTCATGCCTTAGATGAGTCACAAACAGCTTCCTTGCAGACAGTCAAAGCTGAGCTAGTGACAATGAAAAATTACGTGACTGATTTAGGAAGCAAGTTTGAAAGTGGTGCTGTTTCGATCACGAGCTTCAATACGTCGTCTTTACAAAATATCGCAGCGTATCAGCAGATGACAGAAAGTATTGAGCAACATGCGTCAATTAATGGTGATGAGCTGACACCTTCTGAGGAAGCTGAAGTGAATGAGGCGGTGGAAGGGTCAGAAGAAAATATTTTAGATTTTGATACTGAAGAATACCTAACAGCTGGAAATTTAACGAACCGTGTTGTAGAAGGGCTATCTTACTATGAAGCACATAATTTAACAAAAAAAGGATTTAGTATTAAATCTTATGTCACTAATAGTGGTGAGATAAAATATCGTGTATTTAACCCACAAGCTGCTGGAATAAGAGCCCCGAAAACAGGAAGGACGACCAAGTTATACTCAAAAAGCTTTATAGGTTCAATGAAAATGAAAAATGTCCCTAAAGTCGGCAAATTTGTGAACGCCAAAGTTGGTGCAGCAAAAGCGTTAGGTAGTAAAGCGGGGTGGCTTGGGACGGCCGTTACAGCTGGGTTTAATATGCATGGTAATATTCAAAATGGCGCATCCGCCTCAAAAATAATAGGGGATGTAGCTGTAGATGTAGGGATTGGAGCTGTTTCACTAGCTGTTGGTGGGGCTGTTTCAGCTTTAGCAATTGGTTCAT
The DNA window shown above is from Salipaludibacillus agaradhaerens and carries:
- a CDS encoding SLC13 family permease produces the protein MEIIKYVWHKTWESHDRIIDIIRFIGGRSGGEPPSDSRGRMEKVSGKMTGTYRQPSPDKRDFSAKQLVGLILGPLLFFLVLLFFQPDGLSFEARGVLAGTIWIATWWITEAIPIPVTSLLPIILFPLVTTIGVDEVTPNYGNDIVFLFLGGFIIALALERWNLHKRIALTIIHLVGTSTKRLMLGFMTATAFLSMWISNTATAMMMVPIGTAIIYQFTHLIDEKFVENPKKEADQFAKGLMIAIAFSASIGGLGTIIGTPPNTILAGQLREIFDVDLSFGYWMLFGVPLAAFLLVIAWIYLITFAFPMKMKDIPGGREVVENERKALGQMSADEKMVMMIFSLTAIAWITRSFILQEYLHPNINDTLIAITGASLLFLIPSFKYEGVKLMNWHTAKDVPWGILILFGGGLAIAGAFGDTGLDVWIGEQLSVLIGVEFILIVLAVTLLVMFLTEITSNTASATMLMPIMASLAYAIDVHPFAMMVPAALAASCAFMLPVATPPNAVVFGTDYLKMLDMVKAGFWMNVLAIIGVVTFVVLLLPFVFGIDLTTFPN
- a CDS encoding ribonuclease YeeF family protein, which codes for MKLLDIQALNEDINVTKKEVQQFQEKITTLQQAVQDIVALDDALTGQGGEAIKSFYNDCHKSFLTYLTHFTTQFTTSLDQMKGAVASLEPNNAGYINENVLQNDVNQGLTNVSNTAASITADVNDVISRISDIVSLQPLDDRGVIDDVNRGKKSVLDVVEKLHALDESQTASLQTVKAELVTMKNYVTDLGSKFESGAVSITSFNTSSLQNIAAYQQMTESIEQHASINGDELTPSEEAEVNEAVEGSEENILDFDTEEYLTAGNLTNRVVEGLSYYEAHNLTKKGFSIKSYVTNSGEIKYRVFNPQAAGIRAPKTGRTTKLYSKSFIGSMKMKNVPKVGKFVNAKVGAAKALGSKAGWLGTAVTAGFNMHGNIQNGASASKIIGDVAVDVGIGAVSLAVGGAVSALAIGSFGAPVVLGAAISIGFSIGVTTVMDTIKFNGKSLTDHTKDGVQKVGTGIKNGAKAVAGWFRKKK
- a CDS encoding glycine betaine uptake BCCT transporter codes for the protein MKKVSAVFWIALVMSLVFVLWGVVSPTHLEAIMDIALVFFLQNFGWFYQIAATFFLVVALFLIFSKYGHIKLGKEEDKPEFSRATWFAMLFSAGMGIGLLFFGVSEPISHFANPPFIEGETGEAAIMSLRYTYLHWGFHAWAIYAIIALALAYFKFRKGYPGLMSATLRPLLGDRVKGRIGTLIDIIAVFATLFGVCASLGLGAAQINGGLSYLTGIPNNFSIQFLIIAIVTLLFLISAGTGIKKGIKYLSNTNMILAVILFLAVIILGPTIFLLDLFTTTFGSYVQNIPAMGLRLSPFDAGNAAWLQGWTIFYWAWWIAWAPFVGTFIARVSKGRTVREFVIAVLVAPTLVCTLWFCVFGGTGIFYEYTLGLNVSGQTLETALFFVYEQLPFSSLLAIITVFLISTFFITSADSATFVLGMQTTNGSTEPPNIVKYIWGLILAASSVVLMATGGLEAMQTAIIVSAFPLTVVLFMMIFSMLKAFKADIKREPKPLTEKRRLKVRIKKRKDQIKPT
- a CDS encoding YwqI/YxiC family protein, which gives rise to MSGEIKINDEKVHKTIDNLKAAIQAFEISLSADVPGDNSLSMTNELAEMKQQFEELVAAYEALILKQANSTTEAVASFKEVDTQLASSLQPTAIY
- a CDS encoding PcsB-like coiled-coil domain-containing protein, producing the protein MLKKFITLAIVAWLGQFFFATGTYATEELENEQEQIQEEREAVQAELSEAEAELVALIADLESLNDHLHNLSEKIEANEDMIEETEAEISETENQVEELEAEMDRLQEDIDERFELLKDRASSYQRNGSGNGAYIEVILGAESFGDFMSRVMTISKIAQADNDFIEQLEANQLELEEVQLQHVESLLALANKATELEEMQDELDEQKEEVERVRDDMKENEAEQEALIAKLVDQDLDLASQEADVRNRIKDEVKRQEEQRAEAARQAEQEAKEREAAEAEKERESAEAKSSESNTSSPSRSNSSNNSSSDGSWQTFSATAYTASCNGCSGITSTGINLKDNPNAKVIAVDPSVIPLGSRVEVKGYGTYIAADTGGNITGQKIDIFMSNRSNALAFGRQSVQIRILN
- a CDS encoding ring-cleaving dioxygenase; translated protein: MNHLKGVHHVTAITSSAEKNYEFFTYVLGMRLVKKTVNQDDIQTYHLFFADDEGNPGTDMTFFDFPGIPKGHHGTNEISKSSFRVPSDEALDYWVKRFDRLEVSHTGIKEQFGKKTLSFVDFDDQQYQLISDEKDEGVAAGIPWQDGPIPLEFAITGLGPIFVRIADIDYFKEMMEKVLLFKEVSRENDVYLFEVGEGGNGAQVIAEHNTVLPQAQQGYGTVHHVAFRIEDRTVLDEWDNRLRRFGFQTSGYVDRFFFQSLYARVAPQILFEFATDGPGFMGDEPYETLGEKLSLPPFLEGKRDEIEQSVRPIDTVRSTITMEKEYE
- a CDS encoding YwqH-like family protein, whose translation is MITDVSSLNNQITNLRSSIYSMNQQVSLKTEEISRLKMALSDLNGYSSEFDSSKKLCLMPELTAKTWFGSLASKFQSFQSGDLQRGYLALSQNQLNNVIANVEEKISTLESSVNQLERNISSHNTRINQLTEQRNQELRRT